ATTCGGACTGGTCCTGCTAACTTCCGCATTGCTGGGATTTGAGCTGAACCACCTACCCGGGATACCGATAGACCCGGATTAATCGCCGGACGAACGCCGTTATTGAACAAGTTCGCTTCCAGATAAATTTGTCCGTCTGTTATCGAAATAATGTTTGTCGGAATATAGGCAGAAATGTCGCCACCTTGCGTTTCCACAATCGGTAAGGCAGTCAAAGTTCCGCCACCGTATTCTTCACTCATGCTGGCAGCACGTTCAAGTAAACGTGAGTGCAAGTAGAAGATGTCTCCAGGATAGGCTTCACGACCTGGTGGACGTCCTAACAGTAAACTGATTGTCCGGTAGGCAACCGCATGTTTCGATAAATCATCATAAATGACTAAAACATCTTTACCTTTATACATCCATTCTTCAGCAATGGCACAGCCTGCATAAGGTGCGATGTATTGAAGCGGCGCTGATTCGCTCGCTCCTGACATCACAACAGTGGTGTATTCCATTGCCCCTGTTTCTTGTAATGTTTTAATAATACGTGCCATAGTCGACGTTTTTTGTCCAATACCTACGTAGACACAGTAGACGTCTTTACCTTTTTGATTAATAATTGCATCAATCCCAATTGCCGTTTTACCGGTTTCACGGTCACCAATAATCAATTCCCGTTGCCCTTTTCCAATTGGAACTAAAGCATCAATTGCTTTGGTTCCAGTCTCCAAAGGTCTTTCTACCTCACGACGCATAATAACACTTGGCGCCTGACTTTCAATCTTACGATAACCATCTGGGGCAATGGCACCTTTCCCATCAATCGGTTCACCAAGTGCGTTAACCACGCGACCCAACATACCATCACCAACTGGAACTTCTGCCATGCGGCCTGTCAGTTTTACAGGGTCACCCTCTTTGATACCCGCATCGGACCCAAGAATCACCACTCCAATACTATCGCTATCTAAGTTCAATGCCATTCCGGTTGTACCGTCTGCAAATTCAAGCAGTTCGCCACTCATAGCGTTCTTCAGTCCGTGAACTTGGGCAATTCCATCTCCGACTTGGATAACAGAGCCTGCTTCAGTAAATTCCATTTGATTGGAATAGGCTTTTATTTCTTCTTTTAATATTCTGCTTATTTCTTCAGGATTTACTTGCATCCATAGCCCCTCCTCTCTTTAATCGCTCTTTCATTCTCAATAATTCTGTGCGTAGTGTACCATCAAATACCTGACCATCCACTAAAATGTAGAATCCGCCCAAGACATCGGGGTCAACCACTGTCTGAATGGGCACCGTCTTATTCAAACGTTTTTTCAAGATACTGTGGATATGAGAAAGTTCTTGTTCAGTCAGCTCTTTGGCCGAGACAACCCGTGCTTCAACAATTCCCAACTTCTGGTTGGCGGCATCAATAAATGCGTTCAACGCCGGAATAATGGCCTGTTCTCGTTGTTTATCGAACATGAGAAACAGCAGCCCCATCAGCTGCTCACTCACTTGATCGGCAAAGGTTGTTTTTAATAGTGCTTGTTTCTTTGCATTGGCAATATGTGGGTGTATCAGAAATTGTTCGACGTCTCTTTCACTCAAAGCATCACGGACACGTGCAACTTGCGCAACATCTTCTTTCAATGTTCCATTTTCTTCGGAGAGCTCCAACAGAGCATTTGCGTAACGATTCTCTAACTGATCCATGATGACTCCTCCAACTGAGCAATCATATCTTCAAAGTAGTCTGCTTGGGCTTTATCGTCCAAGTTCTCTGCCAAATATTTCCCGGCAATAACTGAAGAGAGCTCAATAATATGGAGACGCGATTCTTCTTTCAGACGTTCTTTATCTCCAGCAATCTTCGCAAGCGATTGTTGCTTCATCTTGTCTGCCTCTTGAACAGCTTCTTCCAGAATTACTTTTCTCTGATCATTTGCTTCTACTCGCGCCGCTTCCAGGATTTCAGTCCGTTCTTTTTCAATTTCAGTTATTTTCGTTTCGTATTCAGCTATCAAAGCCGTTGCTTTAGCCATTGTCTCTTCTGCCTCGTCACGACTATTTTGAATGCGGTCACTCCGCTTCTCCATAAATTCTTTGACAGGCTTATAAAGTAGATAGGTGAGTACAGCAGCCAAAACAATCCCATTGAATAATTGGAAACCGATTTGTATAAGTGTCTGAGCATCCAGTCCGAATACACGACCTTCCGGTACTGCTTGAGTGGAGAGAATTATTAGTTTATTCAATTCTCACGTCCTCCTTCCCTCAATCTTTCAATCTGTTCGCGCATCCCTTATTACAGTAAGCTGACTAATGTATCAATCAGTGGGTTCGCGAATAGCATGATGATTGCGATTAGAAGACCGTAAATACCTGATGTCTCAGACATAGCCAAACCAACGAACATTGTTGAACGAATGTCATCTGCCGCTTCTGGTTGTCTTCCAATTGATTCGATTGCCTGTGCTGCAATTTTTGCTTGCCCAAAAGTAGTAAGTACCCCGTTAAGTAAAGCGATTGCCGCCGCAATATGTACAATTCCAATTACTGTTGCTAATGATTCCATGTTGTAATTCCTCCATTATTTGGTTTTTTATTTTTATTCTGCTGCACCTTTTACATACATCAAACTTAAGATGACAAAAATATATGTCTGCAATGCTCCAAAGATAATATCAAAGAACGCATGCAGCAAAGCCGGAATCCCTATTTGTGTAAAATAAGGCATCAAGCCATAGTAGAGAGTTAATATGATTGTCCCTGACAACATATTTCCGAAAAGACGGAAACTCAATGACACCGGTTTTGCGATTTCACCAATCAAGTTGAGTGGGAAAAAGATAAAGTGCGGGTCAAAGAAACTTTTTAGGTATGCTCCCTTTTGGTGTTTGAATCCCATCCCGAGCATCAAGATAAAACTGGCAAATGCTAAAGCAAAGGTCGTTGCCCAATCAGCTGTCGGTGCCCGTAGACCGAAAATACTCATCAGGGCACTGAACAAGACAAACATGAATACCATGAAATACCAAGGAGCGATATAAGAAAGTTTCTTACCTAATGTGTTGGTGATGAAGTTATCGAACATTTCAATAACGGCTTCAATTGCATTTTGAAAGCCTGCTGGGATTTCTTTAAACTTCTTCAATTTAGAGCGTGTATAGAGAGCAATCAGTGTTAATACCAACATAATGATCCAGGTATTGACGATTGTTTCTGTAATCCAAATATCGATACCAAAGATATTCCAAATTGCATAGTTTTCAATATTTAACACGCATGATTCACCTCCTCTTCCTTATTATGTTCCAACAACTTATTTTCTCCTATAGATAAGCTGTTCGAGGTACAATGCCAATTGAAAAGCAATGATACCGGCTGCCACGCCCCATAAACTGACTTGTGGTACGACCGCTCCTGTGAAAAGAACTACTCCAGTGACGAAAAGACGGAATAATTGCTGTAAACTTACATAATTTCCAGCTTTTTTCTTGTCCATTCCCAATGCGCGATCGACTGCGCGTTCCAACACAAACACTTTCCAAATGCTGACACCTGTCCCAAGCAACGTGCCTAATAAAAAGGGTAAAAATGCCAGGGAACGATAATAAATAAAAGAAGCAACTACGAATAGTGCCGCGATTCCTACAATGGTTATTATCATTCGCTTAGCTAATGGTGATACTTTCATAAATCTCCCTCTTCCTTATGTTTGTCTTCATCTGACCAATTAAACAAAGATTTTATCGCTGCTCCGACCCCAAAAAAGGAAAAGAGTAAGAGGAGCCACGGTGATGTATGGAAAAAGTTATCTAAAAATTTTCCCAAAAAAACACCTATTAATACAGATGCTGCCATCGTTACACCAACTTGGGAGAAGTTTGCAAGCGCCTTGGCAGTCTGATTCGTTTGAGTGGGTTTCTTTTCTTTATCTGGCTTAACCACAAAAAGCCCTCCTCACTGTTCTCCAAAGGAAAAAAGAGACATTCAGGAAGATTGTCAGTCTGTGAATGTCTTTTATCAATTGGCCCAACGTTGGTTATTGTTTTAATCTTGCGATAAATATTATAACACATTAATAACAATAGCATATAAATCCAGGCTCTGGCAACAAAGAATTCAAGTAAACCTAAAATTATTTGTTAAGTAAAGGTTAAGATTCTTAAGCTTTATTTAACATCCAAATCTTCTAACGCCTTCACAAATTCATTTTTCTTTTCTTTTGCATCTACTGAATCAATGTAGTTCATCGGGTTCCCGATGACTCGTAAATGGTGATGCAAATTTGTAAATTGAATCGGGGCGTCACCACCATATTCCCCGTCTAAATTTATCATGAGCCGTTGCCCATCCAATGATTCTGCTTTTACGAAGGACGTATGTTTATACAGAACGCGGGGATCGTCACAGTGCTTGCCATTCCGAATGAGCATACCGATTAGTTGTAAGATATCCAATATATTGGCCGTCTTAATGACAAACAAAGTAAAGGTTCCGTCCCCAATCGTTGCCCCTGGATCAATCGGTGAAACGCCACCGACCGTATTTGTCAAAGTGACAAAGAGCATGGACGCTTCCCCTTCGTATATACCGCCATCATAGGTAACTCGCATTTGAATAGGTTTCACTCGGGGCAACTTCTCAGCCCCCTTAATTAAGTAAGCAAGGTAGCCAAATAACGCTTTCATTTTGACGGGTGCTTCGTAGGTTATATCAGAGAGATGTCCTGCGGCTGCAATATTCATAAAGTATGTATTGCCGGTCTTTCCAATATCCATCGGGATGGCTTCTTGGGACACTAAGAAGCGGGCGGCTTCTAGCAAATCATGACGGGGTATTTGCAGAGACCGGGCATAGTCATTCGTCGTTCCAGCAGGAATAATACCAATCGTCGGGCGTTTCTCTAGCCCCGCGACCCCATTGATTACTTCACTGACGGTCCCATCGCCCCCTGCTGCCACAATCAAATCGAAGCCTGCTTGTGCTGCTCGCTTTGCTTCATTAGATGCTGATAAATATTCTGCGGTTGTTTCATACGTACTGGTTTCATAGCCAGCCTGTTCGAATATTCTTAAAATATCCAACAGATATTTAGTAATTTGTTCACGGCCTGAAGAAGGATTATATATAATACGTGCGCGCATACTGCACCTCCTTGGTCTTTGATTTTATTATACATTACTTTATGTACAAAAGAGGCTCGAAATGGTATGCTATTTCTTGTATTTTACACATCCCCCATTCAACTTTTTGTAAAAGTTGCTTAAATTAAATTATAAAAGGCATCTCTTCATGCTTTCATCTTGTTACCATTTTTTACCCTAGCACTTCCCTCTGGCTTTTTTCAAGAATCTCCCTTAATATATGTAGTAGTTATTTTATGTTAAACCACAACATATTGTGGTTTATTAAGATTGAGGAGTGATTCGAGTGGCTACTGAAATAAATTCTACTTTAAAGCATGGTTACGAACAATTGAACAAAGACATCGAACAATTTGATGCAGTATTCCCGATTACCGAGGATATGAATATTACTTATAATGGCGTAGCGCGCTTAGTTATGTTGGACCGCTACTCTTTCAAAGATACAAAGAAAACGACCCTTAAAGAAGGCGACTTCGTTCTCTTAACGGTTAAAGAAGATCCGAAGTACCCAGCACGCGGTACTGGTACGATTGTTTCTTTGGACTGGGAAAAAGGTGAAGCACTTGTTCAAGTTTCTGAAGAATACCGTGCAACAATTGACACATTCAGTGAAGCTGAAGACGGCATTGTAAAACGTGCCATCATTACTTTGGACAAGCCCTTGGAGCTATACTATGAACAAATCGCAATGCGTAATGCGCACGGTTTGGCACAAGTAGAGATTTCTCCTGAAAAACGTTATGAAGCTTTTGTAAAATTCTACGAAGAACAAAAAGTTAAAAACTTTATCCCTGCAGGACGCGTCTTATATGGAGCAGGTTCTGGTACGGATGTCACATACTTTAACTGTTACGTAATGCCAATGGTTCCAGACTCACGTGGTGGCATTTCTGACCACCGTAAAAAAGTAATGGAAATCATGAGCCGTGGTGGTGGTGTTGGTACGAATGGTTCGACACTCCGTCCGCGTCACGCATTAGCACGTGGGGTTAATGGTCGTTCATCCGGTTCTGTTTCTTGGTTGGATGATATCGCGAAATTAACGCACTTGGTTGAACAAGGCGGTTCCCGTCGTGGTGCACAAATGATCATGTTGACAGATTGGCACCCAGATATTATCGAATTTATCATTTCAAAAATGCAAAACCCACGTATTTTACGTTACATCATCGAGAACTTCGAAGATGAGCAAATTCGTACGTTGGCGCATAACAAATTGAGATTTACGCCATTTTCACCAAAAGAAACAAACATGTACACAGGAATCTTGAACTACAAAAATATCCCTGGTAACGGCGGATTTGATGATTCTGTGATTCGTGATGCTGAATTGAAATTGCGTGATGGTGGTACATATACAGTTAATGATTCTGAGTTCCTAACCGGAGCAAACATTTCTGTTTGTATTACCGATGAATTCATGGCAGCTGTTAAAGCTGACGCTGAATACGAACTACGCTTCCCGGATGTTGAAAACTACTCTGAAGAAGAAATGGCACATTACGATGCTGAGTGGGTAAATGTTGGTGATGTTCGTGAATGGGAAGCTGCCGGCCATGCCGTACGTGTTTATCGTTCCATTAAAGCACGCGAATTGTGGAAATTAATCAACGTGTGTGCGACATACGCTGCTGAGCCAGGAATCTTCTTCATCGACAATGCAAACAAAATGACAAATGCGCAAGCATATGGTCAAAAAGTTGTTGCTACAAACCCATGTGGTGAGCAACCTCTTGCTCCTTACTCTGTTTGTAACTTGGCTGCTGTTAACTTGGCAGAAATGGTTAATAAAGACTTACAAATGGTCGACTTTGCGAAATTGGAAAAAACAGTTCGTATGGGCGTACATATGCAAGATAACGTTATTGATTCAACGCCTTACTTCTTGGAAGAAAACCGTATCCAAGCACTTGGCGAACGCCGTGTTGGTTTAGGAATCATGGGATTAGCAGATATGTTAATCTACTGTGGTGTCCGCTACGGTTCTGAAGAAGGAAACCAATTAATCGATCAAGTATTCCAAACAATCGCCGTAACTGCTTACGAAGAGAGTATTGAACTTGCGAAAGAACGCGGAAGCTTCCCGTTCTTAGTTGGTGAAACAGGTCGCGAAACACAAGAATTGCGTGAGAAATTCGTTAACTCTGGTTTCATGAGCCGCATGCCTGAACACGTTCGTGAAGGCGTCTTGAAATACGGTATCCGTAACTCTCACTTGTTGACAGTTGCGCCTACTGGTTCGACTGGTACAATGGCCGGTGTTTCAACTGGTTTAGAACCTTACTTCAGTTTCTCTTACTTCCGTTCTGGACGTTTAGGTAAATTTATCGAAGTAAAAGCTGAAATCGTTCAAGAGTACTTGGACCGCAATCCAGATGCTGACCCAGATAACTTGCCGGACTTCTTTACTACTGCAATGGCATTATCACCAGAAGAACACGTGGATGTTCAAACAACGATCCAACGTTGGGTAGACAGTTCTATTTCTAAGACAGTAAACGCCCCGCGCGGTTACAATGTTGAACAAGTAGAGAAAATCTACGAGCGTCTCTATGATGGTGGTGCTAAAGGTGGTACGGTTTACGTTGACGGAAGCCGTGACTCACAAGTACTAACTTTGAAAGCAGAAGAGAATCTTTTCGAAGATGATTATGAAGCAAACGAAAAAGAAGCCAAAAAAGTAAATAAAGATAAAACGTTCTTAGTTGAGTCGATTGTTGACCTGGAATCAACAGACGTAACGATTGGTAATGAAATTGGCGATACGTGTCCAATCTGCCGTATCGGTACGGTTGAAGATTTAGGTGGCTGTAACACATGTAACAACTGTGCAGCACAACTGAAGTGTGGACTATAAAAGAAGTGATTGAAGTCGTGAGCGGATTGCCGCTCGCGACTTTTTTGTTGTATTAGGGTTTTATAAGCTTCTGAGGGAACATCAATTGTTTTCACGTGTTTGTCTTATGTAAAGTAAAGTGAGCAATGATTGGTACTTCATTACCCAGTTCCGTTCCAAAGTGAGCAATGATTGGTGCTTCATTACCCAGTTCCGTTCCGCATACATACTAGTTTGAAGGAATAATCTGCCTAATTTTTGGATAGAGAGCTTGAGGCCTTCCTCTCCAAGCTGTCTAAGCTTCGAAACATTTAAAAGCGTGGTATACTTATTACACTAGAAATTAAAGGATTGAAAGATATGACAAGAGAAGAAATTCATAGTAAACTTGCGCTTCTGCCCGACTTGCCAGGTTGTTATATCATGAGAAATTCCGAAAATGAAATCATTTATATCGGTAAAGCGAAAAATTTACGAAGCCGTGTTAAGTCTTATTTCCAACAAAAACACGAGGGTAAAACAGCGCTCCTCGTTGCTGATATCGACCATTTTGAATTCATTGTAACGAAAACCAACAAGGAATCACTCCTGTTGGAAATCAGTCTCATTAAACAATACCAACCAAAATATAATATTAAGTTAAAACAAGGAACGATGTATCCTTATTTAAAAGTGACAAACGAAAAAGATCCGCAACTCATCATTACGTCTATCGTAGAAGATGACGGCGGTGTTTACTTTGGTCCCTATCCCCATGTCTATGCTGCTACGGAAACCCAACAGTTCATCCAGAAAGTTTACCCGTTGCGGAAATGTGCCCGCAATTCCAAACGTGCGTGTCTCTATTATTCGATGGGCCAGTGCATTGGTTGCTGCGACCATGACGTTACTCAAGAAGAATATGCAACTCAAATTCAAAAAATTAGCCGTTTCCTAAATGGCGAAGTGAAAGAAATCAAACAGAATCTCGTTGAAAAGATGCACGATGCTGCAGAGCGGTTGGATTTCGAGCAGGCTGCTGACTACCGTGACCAAATTCGTTACATTGAGACAACGGTTGAAAAGCAAACCATTATGTCGCGTGATTATACCAACCGTGATGTTTTTGCCTTCTTTATGGATAAAGGTTGGTTATCCATTCAAGTGTTCTTATTGAGACAGTCGACAATCATCAAACGTGAAGCTGCTCTTTTTCCTTGCTACGGAACGCCTGAAGACGAATTATTGTCATTTATTATGCAGTTTTACCAAGAACAAAATCATATTCTGCCAAAAGAAATATTGGTGCCGAAAGGGATTGACACAGAGTTGTTGGCGGAGACCTTGGAGACAACCGTTCGTATTCCCAAACGCGGGAACAAAAAAAGTATGCTCGACTTGGCAACGACCAACAGTGAACTGGCCCTCAATGAGAAGTTTTTGCTGATTGAGCGTTCTAAGCACAAAACAGTCGGAGCTATCCAAGAATTGTCCGAAGCGCTTGGAATCGCGTATATTGAGACGATTGAGGCCTTTGACCATTCCAATATCCAGGGTACAAATCCGGTTTCTGCCATGGTCGTTTACAAGGACGGGAAGCCGGAAAGAAAAGCGTATCGGAAATACAAAATAAAAACAGTTGAAGGCAGTCACGAATTTGCGACTACACAAGAAGTCATTCGTCGCCGTTACACACGGCTCTTGCGTGAACAGAAGCCGCTACCCGATTTGATTTTGATGGACGGCGGAAAAATACAAGTGCGTGCTGCCAAAGAAGTTCTGGAAGATGAACTCGGTTTGGATATCCCGGTTGCTGGTATGGTAAAAGATAACAAACACCGCACAGCTTCCCTATTATTTAACGATGAACTAGTGGAATTAGATCCGCGTAGCCAAGCATTCCATCTGGTGCAACGGATTCAAGATGAAGTCCACCGTTTCGCCATTACTTTCCACCGCCAAGTTAGAGGAAAAAACAGTTTCTCTTCCCAATTGGATCAAGTAGAGGGTGTCGGTCCGAAGACGCGGACCAAAGTTTTGAAACACTTCAAAACGATGAAAAAAATGCGCGAAGCCGAGCTCGAAGAATTTCAGAAGCTTGGCATCCCGTTAAAGGTCGCAGAAAACATCAAAGAATCATTTAAAACAGAAGTGCCGAAATAAGTCGGACATGTTATACTAAATAGACGCTATCTGTATAGTGAAGGAGGAGAAACAAAATGAAATTAATCGTTGATAGTGCTTGCGACTTATCGTTATCCTATTTGGAAGAACATAATGTTATTGTGGTACCATTATCTGTTATCGTGGACGATAAAGAATATATGGATATGTTCGAAATCAAAAACGACCAAATTTATGCACTAATTAAAGAAGGAAAACACCCACGTACGAGTCAAGTCCCTTTAGATAAATTTGATACCGCGTTTAGAAAGTTGGCTGCAGAAGGCGAGAGCGCCTTGTACATTGCCCTATCTTCTGACTTATCTGGAACCTATCAAGCGGCGGTATTAGCCGGCTCACAAGTAAGAGAAGAATATCCTGATTTTAATCTGCGGATTATTGATTCTCGTCAAGCTTCTTTAGGAATTGGGTTGATGGTTCGCGAAGCCATTCAAATGATAGAAGACGGCTTTGATGCAGAAGTTATTTCTGAACGTATTACATTTATGGCTGATAATGTAACTTCTATATTTACGGTTGAAGATTTAAACTACTTGGCTGAAGGTGGCCGTTTGTCCAAATCTAGTGCTTTTCTAGGCGGATTATTAAACATCCATCCTTTACTTGAAGTTGTGGATGGTAAACTGGAAGCACAAGAGAAATTCCGCGGTCGTAAACGCGTACTGAATCGTATGTATGATCGATTGAGCGAAGCAACTCATATGAACGAACAAACAGTTTTGATTGTTCATACGAACGATTTCGAGACAGTAAATGAAATGAAGAAACATATTGAAGCAGAATTTGGTCCTAAAGAGGTTATCGATTACCCAATCGGTGCGGTTATTGCCGCGCATACGGGAATTGGCACCCTGGGATTGTTCTTCATGAATCAGTATAAATAAGGAGAGTGTGGGAAAAAAGGCGTTTAGATCCGAATCACTGGAGCGAATAAGCACAGGATGGGCGAAGACCATCCGCGCATTATTTCAGTAGCACTGTGGGCTGAAGCCCAAGTGTATCATGTTTGTAAGCTGATAAAGCAGTAACAACCATGACAAAGCGGATGTCGGATCTGCCTTTTTGAGCACGTTTACGCCACTATATTCGTTAAATAAAAGCGGGGCCGGAAATACCACAATTTTGGTATTCACGGCCTCGCTTTATTATCTTTTTTGTGGAAATGGAACAATGTTTCCGCCAGTCGTTTTATCTGGAAAAGGCGGTCGATTTTTTTTACGCAACATCACACTTATTTTGATGTCCTCGTCGTCTAAATCTTCACTTTCAAAACGAGCAAAGAGAATTTCGTCATTGTCCATTAAGGCCGCAAGGATATTGTTATCATTGCGCGGAATATAGCCCAATATAAATCCGTCATCAAATGTCACCGCAATCGCATGCGGATCATAGGCGTTATCCGGCTCACGCACCAGTTGTAGAACTTTTCCTTTTTTGACGTTTTCTTCGACAGCCGTCAAATCAACAAAGTCAGTTCCAACAATTTTTGTTCCTAGTATCACAATGTCTGAAGCTACCTCTTGTTCAACCGGCGTTAAAAGCGGTAAGTACTTTATTTCTTTTTGAGTCCCTATTTCGGTATAAAGTAAACGCGAAATCAAGCGTTTATTTTTTTTATTTTCTTCTATCTCATTCAATGTTTCCAATGCTGTTAAAACTGTTTCATCATCTTCCCACTCGTCTGCATATTTACGCAATACAAGTAACGCATAGCGACGCAATTTTGGTTGATAATAATTTAGCAGCTTGATACACCATTCAATATCAAAGAAATCTTTTTCAATCATGTTTTTTACCAATGCTTCCAACCACATATTAATTTTCACCAAATCACTCGAATCCGGTTCGGTCTCTTCACTGAATAATAAAGGCAGTTCGAAAAGCTGCTCACTAACCAAACTGAACAGATAATCACTTGCATCCTGGAAATATATTTCCGGATAGTGAACGAGGAAGAAATCAAGTAAATTAAGACCTAATGGATTGCGCGTCAATAAAGAACCAAAATTACGAAAATTTGGTTTTAATTCTAGAAACTGTAAAGCGTTCACAACGAGATAGTCCGTTTCACCTGGATTTCGCATTTCTTTCAGCAACGTGTGCTCCCACTTCGGCTTATTCAAATAAACTTCGATGGTACGAATCAATTTCTCATAGCGATCAAAGCGGTAATTCCAATAGCTATTCAGCTTATCGGTAGCCTTCGTTTGTGAATCTAAATAGTGATAATCGTATTTCCAACTATCAATCACTTTTAGCCAGATGGTAACCAATGCAGCCTGGTCAATGAAGGTATTGGCAAATTCACGATTCTCAACTAACTTTTCCATAAACGTCAACGCTTCGCTTGCTAACGACTTTTGTTCAATCTGCTCTTGGTAAGCAATGATATACATAAAATCCTGATAATTCGCTGCATCAATTTCTGTTTCAAATAAGTAACGGCGAATATCGGTTTTTTGTAGGGCGACATTCACATAAATACTCGATAGCATCGTACTTTTTACACCGTGCTTCACAATCCACTGCTGTTGTTCCGTAGTGACAGGTTTCAGTTGGAACAAAGCGGCCAGACGACCGTAGCCTGCCGTGTGCTGAACGAGGTCAAATAAAATCTCATTTTGATGGAAATGCGCGTGGTGAATACTCTCTGATACGTAGATAGTAAAATCACTGTGATACCCCAAAACTTTGAATATTTTCAGCGTCAAATCATGGGGATAAAAGCCCAACAGGATAATACCGAGTTTCACCAACTCAGCTTGTTGGCTATTACGGGCTAAATTCATGCCAAAATCATGTAAGTCTATTTGGGTAAAGGCTCCCGTCTCAACGAGTACACGCAGCCGCTCACGCAATTCAATGAAGAACATACGAATCGGATGTTCGACGAGGAATTGTGCCAATTTTTCTTGTTCGCCCGTTCTCATCGCCTGTTCGAGTACGTCACAGCACTCACGCGCCATGTCTTCTTTTTGACTATAAGGAACGCCTTCGCTTAACAGGATAAATAAGGTATCCTCTCGACCTGCAGTTTCGATATCTTGAAAGACATACGGTAAAGCGGGATTTTCTTCACGCTGTTTTAATAATATATGATAGATACTCTCCTGATTAGCCATTTGCGACCCTCCTTTTGGATTGTTTCTCTCACTTGATGATAACATACATTCTTATTTTCCAAACACAAAAATCGCAGTCTAAACGGCTGCGATTTTCTGATTATAGGTGTGTATAAAAAGCAGCACGGGCTGAATTGCGGCGTGGTTCTATTAAGAGTACCAGAATAGCCGTCAGCAGCAGCACTACAAATATGCCTGCCAGAATCCATATAAATTCGATACCCATACACTGTTCAGGACCTTCAGATACGTTCAAACTGAAATAGAGCAAACCACCAAGCCAAAAGAGTAGCGGTAGCAAGGAAATCATAATATAGTAAAATTCCAAGCGGAAGAGACGCCATTTGTGACCTTGCATCAGCGCTTCACTTTTGGCCATTATTTCACGATTCGGTAATTCGGGCTC
This genomic interval from Jeotgalibaca porci contains the following:
- a CDS encoding HIRAN domain-containing protein; amino-acid sequence: MANQESIYHILLKQREENPALPYVFQDIETAGREDTLFILLSEGVPYSQKEDMARECCDVLEQAMRTGEQEKLAQFLVEHPIRMFFIELRERLRVLVETGAFTQIDLHDFGMNLARNSQQAELVKLGIILLGFYPHDLTLKIFKVLGYHSDFTIYVSESIHHAHFHQNEILFDLVQHTAGYGRLAALFQLKPVTTEQQQWIVKHGVKSTMLSSIYVNVALQKTDIRRYLFETEIDAANYQDFMYIIAYQEQIEQKSLASEALTFMEKLVENREFANTFIDQAALVTIWLKVIDSWKYDYHYLDSQTKATDKLNSYWNYRFDRYEKLIRTIEVYLNKPKWEHTLLKEMRNPGETDYLVVNALQFLELKPNFRNFGSLLTRNPLGLNLLDFFLVHYPEIYFQDASDYLFSLVSEQLFELPLLFSEETEPDSSDLVKINMWLEALVKNMIEKDFFDIEWCIKLLNYYQPKLRRYALLVLRKYADEWEDDETVLTALETLNEIEENKKNKRLISRLLYTEIGTQKEIKYLPLLTPVEQEVASDIVILGTKIVGTDFVDLTAVEENVKKGKVLQLVREPDNAYDPHAIAVTFDDGFILGYIPRNDNNILAALMDNDEILFARFESEDLDDEDIKISVMLRKKNRPPFPDKTTGGNIVPFPQKR